A genomic region of Sarcophilus harrisii chromosome 6, mSarHar1.11, whole genome shotgun sequence contains the following coding sequences:
- the LYAR gene encoding cell growth-regulating nucleolar protein isoform X1: MVFFTCNACGESVKKGQVEKHVNICKNCQYLSCIDCGKDFWGDEYKKHVKCITEDQKYGGKGYEVKTSKGDVKQQEWIQKIHEVMKKPSVSPKLREILEKVSGFDNIPRKKAKFQNWMKNSLKIYNDSLQEQVWDIFSEATRNGPNTKEQEKHPLNQVENQHSENKVKAAPPEGGEKPAGQPEVKKNKRERKEERQKSRKKEKKELKLENHQENSSDPKSKKRKRAQAEGDAGREEKPEISNAEKRKNKKKKAKKECAPDAEVNGDGSQDGERMAEEAPRAPEKRKRKHSEEEADSKKKKMRPTEEASVGDEEAEAPVKGKFNWKGTIKAVLKQAPDNEISVKKLRKKVLAQYYAMTSDHHKSEEELLVIFNKKISKNPTFRLLKEKVKLLK; the protein is encoded by the exons ATGGTGTTCTTTACGTGCAATGCATGTGGAGAATCAGTGAAGAAAGGCCAAGTGGAGAAACATGTGAACATATGCAAAAACTGTCAATATCTTTCCTGTATTGACTGTGGCAAAGACTTCTG gggtGATGAATACAAAAAACACGTGAAGTGCATCACTGAAGATCAGAAATATGGTGGCAAAGGTTATGAGGTCAAAACTAGCAAAGGAGATGTGAAACAGCAGGAGTGGATTCAG AAGATTCATGAGGTGATGAAGAAACCTAGTGTTAGTCCCAAATTGCGGGAGATTTTAGAAAAAGTTAGTGGTTTTGACAATATTCCAAGAAAAAAGGCCAAATTTCAG AATTGGATGAAGAACAGTTTAAAAATTTACAATGACTCTCTTCAGGAGCAGGTGTGGGATATCTTTTCTGAAGCTACCAGAAAT GGACCAAATACAAAAGAACAAGAGAAACACCCTCTCAACCAGGTGGAGAATCAGCACTCGGAAAACAAAGTCAAGGCAGCTCCCCCAGAAGGCGGTGAGAAACCAGCCGGCCAGCCGGAGGTCAAGAAGAACAAAAGGGAACGCAAGGAGGAGCGGCAGAAGAGccggaaaaaggagaagaaagagctGAAGCTGGAAAaccaccaagaaaactccagCGACCCGAAATCCAAGAAGCGCAAGAGGGCCCAGGCAGAAGGGGATGCCGGGAGGGAAGAGAAGCCAGAAATCAGCAATGCAGAAAAGcggaaaaacaagaagaaaaaagccaAGAAGGAGTGTGCGCCGGACGCTGAGGTGAATGGTGATGGAAGTCAGGACGGCGAGAGGATGGCGGAAGAGGCGCCCAGAGCGCCCGAGAAGCGGAAACGAAAGCACTCAGAAG AAGAGGCCgattccaagaagaaaaaaatgagacccACAGAAGAGGCGAGTGTAGGGGACGAAGAGGCCGAAGCACCCGTGAAAG GGAAATTCAACTGGAAAGGAACTATCAAAGCTGTTCTGAAACAAGCTCCGGACAATGAAATATCGGttaaaaaactaaggaaaaag GTTTTAGCGCAATACTACGCCATGACCAGCGACCACCACAAATCGGAAGAGGAACTGCTTGTCATCTTTAACAAGAAGATCAGCAAGAACCCCACCTTTAGGCTCTTAAAGGAAAAAGTCAAACTTTTGAAATGA
- the LYAR gene encoding cell growth-regulating nucleolar protein isoform X2 translates to MVFFTCNACGESVKKGQVEKHVNICKNCQYLSCIDCGKDFWGDEYKKHVKCITEDQKYGGKGYEVKTSKGDVKQQEWIQKIHEVMKKPSVSPKLREILEKVSGFDNIPRKKAKFQNWMKNSLKIYNDSLQEQVWDIFSEATRNVENQHSENKVKAAPPEGGEKPAGQPEVKKNKRERKEERQKSRKKEKKELKLENHQENSSDPKSKKRKRAQAEGDAGREEKPEISNAEKRKNKKKKAKKECAPDAEVNGDGSQDGERMAEEAPRAPEKRKRKHSEEEADSKKKKMRPTEEASVGDEEAEAPVKGKFNWKGTIKAVLKQAPDNEISVKKLRKKVLAQYYAMTSDHHKSEEELLVIFNKKISKNPTFRLLKEKVKLLK, encoded by the exons ATGGTGTTCTTTACGTGCAATGCATGTGGAGAATCAGTGAAGAAAGGCCAAGTGGAGAAACATGTGAACATATGCAAAAACTGTCAATATCTTTCCTGTATTGACTGTGGCAAAGACTTCTG gggtGATGAATACAAAAAACACGTGAAGTGCATCACTGAAGATCAGAAATATGGTGGCAAAGGTTATGAGGTCAAAACTAGCAAAGGAGATGTGAAACAGCAGGAGTGGATTCAG AAGATTCATGAGGTGATGAAGAAACCTAGTGTTAGTCCCAAATTGCGGGAGATTTTAGAAAAAGTTAGTGGTTTTGACAATATTCCAAGAAAAAAGGCCAAATTTCAG AATTGGATGAAGAACAGTTTAAAAATTTACAATGACTCTCTTCAGGAGCAGGTGTGGGATATCTTTTCTGAAGCTACCAGAAAT GTGGAGAATCAGCACTCGGAAAACAAAGTCAAGGCAGCTCCCCCAGAAGGCGGTGAGAAACCAGCCGGCCAGCCGGAGGTCAAGAAGAACAAAAGGGAACGCAAGGAGGAGCGGCAGAAGAGccggaaaaaggagaagaaagagctGAAGCTGGAAAaccaccaagaaaactccagCGACCCGAAATCCAAGAAGCGCAAGAGGGCCCAGGCAGAAGGGGATGCCGGGAGGGAAGAGAAGCCAGAAATCAGCAATGCAGAAAAGcggaaaaacaagaagaaaaaagccaAGAAGGAGTGTGCGCCGGACGCTGAGGTGAATGGTGATGGAAGTCAGGACGGCGAGAGGATGGCGGAAGAGGCGCCCAGAGCGCCCGAGAAGCGGAAACGAAAGCACTCAGAAG AAGAGGCCgattccaagaagaaaaaaatgagacccACAGAAGAGGCGAGTGTAGGGGACGAAGAGGCCGAAGCACCCGTGAAAG GGAAATTCAACTGGAAAGGAACTATCAAAGCTGTTCTGAAACAAGCTCCGGACAATGAAATATCGGttaaaaaactaaggaaaaag GTTTTAGCGCAATACTACGCCATGACCAGCGACCACCACAAATCGGAAGAGGAACTGCTTGTCATCTTTAACAAGAAGATCAGCAAGAACCCCACCTTTAGGCTCTTAAAGGAAAAAGTCAAACTTTTGAAATGA